The Drosophila bipectinata strain 14024-0381.07 chromosome 2L, DbipHiC1v2, whole genome shotgun sequence genome has a segment encoding these proteins:
- the stc gene encoding protein shuttle craft has product MAEYWQQLTNGGGGGGGRGAAASDSPVACNGSGPEAVSHSGGGGGNNNYVNFNQFIMQHNLGGGTPNASNSSPGYMQHPLDSGNNMNFAISGGGGAFGLNPPTTATNSNNIEHFFSQPVFPRYQNGDGIASAGFTNSFDLGNPNNGSSSSSTFSNLYTPFGNNPFDFSASKLQASAPEFVPNLAKLSLEEAPVATTNGNSTASPETAIKEMEIPARAGAAKVGAPGGVGAAGGAARPEERGPNSFRQNQNYERERERDRDRERDRDRPRQQRRSDYREDREDRYQRNDRDRDRDRDRDRDRDRDRDRDRKKPQKQQRYDNHRSNKRRDDWNRNRDRINGYPRAVDDLDTSNESAQPSPEKQPQHQQISPRRNHPPPADNEKLSQREKLIRDIEQRRLECLVCVEAIKAHQPTWSCQNCYHVLHLKCTTTWASSSKSEVGWRCPACQNVLQELPREYLCFCGKLKNPPVSRSELPHSCGEVCCRIEGCSHACTLLCHPGPCPPCQANVVRSCGCGRSTKTMQCAMKEDLLCGEICDKLLNCGEHRCKSECHAGKCAACLEQVEQHCHCGKQDRQVTCTRESQDKRSYSCKESCGKPLPCGNHKCKDSCHAGSCRPCKLSPDQITSCPCGKMPVAATQRTSCLDPIPTCEGICSRVLRCGKPAHPHQCGSKCHLGQCPPCPKQTAVKCRCGHMDQMIKCRQLSTRADDARCKRRCTKKRSCGKHKCNAECCIDIDHACPLPCNRTLSCGKHKCDQPCHRGNCPPCYRSSFEELYCECGAEVIYPPVPCGTKKPLCKRPCSRSHPCEHPPQHNCHSDATCPPCMLFTTKSCHGGHEQRKTIPCSQESFSCGMACAKPLACGRHKCIKPCHEGACQAAGDVCRQSCTKPRPTCGHKCSAPCHEGSCPETPCKELVEVQCECGNRKQSRSCQELAREHSRIATAQLASSMAEMSRGNYMELSEILAPSKASKSNRTLDCNDECRLLERNRRLAMALSSRNPEAQQKSLTKYSEFVKGFAKRNPVLTKSVYETLSDLVKLAKESKQRSRSHSFPTMNREKRQLVHELCEIFGIESVSYDKEPNRNVVATAHKERCWLPATSIMEVLARESGQRRVPVPSNNAWSLKK; this is encoded by the exons ATGGCGGAGTACTGGCAGCAGCTAACTAATGGCGGGGGTGGCGGTGGCGGAAGGGGAGCAGCCGCCAGTGACTCACCGGTGGCATGCAACGGGAGCGGTCCTGAGGCTGTGTCCcacagcggcggcggcggcggcaatAACAACTATGTGAACTTCAATCAGTTCATCATGCAACACAACCTTGGAGGAGGCACGCCCAATGCCTCAAACTCAAGTCCCGGCTACATGCAACATCCCTTGGACAGCGGGAACAACATGAACTTTGCCATCAGCGGAGGCGGAGGAGCCTTCGGCCTAAATCCACCAACAACAGCTACGAACTCTAACAATATCGAGCAT TTCTTTTCACAGCCTGTATTCCCACGATATCAAAACGGCGACGGAATCGCCAGTGCCGGCTTCACTAATAGCTTTGATTTGGGAAACCCTAacaacggcagcagcagcagcagtaccTTTTCGAACCTCTACACGCCGTTTGGCAACAATCCGTTCGACTTCAGCGCTTCCAAGTTGCAGGCCTCGGCGCCCGAATTCGTGCCTAATCTGGCCAAGCTGAGTCTAGAGGAGGCTCCAGTGGCCACGACAAACGGAAACAGCACTGCCAGCCCCGAAACTGCCATAAAGGAGATGGAGATACCAGCTAGAGCGGGAGCAGCGAAAGTGGGAGCACCTGGAGGCGTGGGTGCAGCAGGAGGAGCGGCCCGACCAGAAGAGAGAGGCCCCAACAGCTTCCGTCAAAACCAGAACTACGAGAGGGAGCGGGAAAGGGACCGAGATCGCGAGAGGGATCGGGATCGACCGCGACAGCAGCGTCGCTCGGACTACCGCGAGGATCGTGAAGATCGCTATCAGAGGAACGATCGGGATCGTGACCGAGATCGGGATCGGGACAGGGACCGGGACCGGGACCGGGATCGCGATCGCAAGAAGCCGCAAAAGCAGCAGCGCTACGACAATCATCGCAGCAACAAGCGGCGCGATGACTGGAACCGCAACAGGGATCGAATCAACGGATATCCAAGGGCCGTCGACGACTTGGACACGAGCAACGAGAGTGCCCAGCCCTCGCCCGAAAAGCAGCCGCAACATCAGCAAATCTCGCCGAGACGAAACCATCCACCGCCGGCGGATAATGAAAAGCTATCGCAGAGGGAGAAGCTAATCCGCGACATTGAGCAGAGGCGGCTCGAGTGCTTGGTGTGCGTGGAAGCCATCAAAGCGCACCAGCCGACATGGTCGTGCCAGAACTGTTACCACGTTCTGCACCTCAAGTGCACCACCACCTGGGCGAGCAGCTCCAAATCGGAAGTGGGCTGGCGTTGTCCGGCGTGCCAGAATGTGCTGCAGGAGCTGCCGCGCGAGTATCTCTGTTTCTGCGGCAAGCTGAAAAACCCGCCGGTCTCGCGGTCCGAATTGCCGCACAGCTGCGGCGAGGTGTGTTGCCGGATCGAGGGATGCAGTCATGCCTGTACCCTGCTCTGTCACCCGGGCCCATGCCCACCGTGCCAGGCCAATGTGGTTCGCAGCTGTGGATGCGGACGCAGCACCAAGACGATGCAGTGCGCCATGAAGGAGGATCTGCTGTGCGGCGAGATCTGCGACAAGCTGCTCAACTGCGGCGAGCACCGGTGCAAGTCGGAGTGCCATGCAGGAAAGTGCGCTGCCTGCTTGGAGCAGGTGGAGCAGCACTGCCACTGCGGCAAGCAGGACCGCCAGGTGACCTGTACGCGCGAGAGCCAGGACAAGCGAAGCTACTCGTGCAAGGAGAGCTGTGGCAAGCCCCTGCCGTGCGGCAATCACAAGTGCAAGGACTCTTGCCACGCTGGAAGCTGCag GCCCTGTAAGCTGAGCCCCGACCAGATAACCAGCTGCCCCTGTGGCAAGATGCCTGTGGCGGCCACCCAGCGCACCAGCTGCCTGGACCCCATCCCCACCTGCGAGGGAATCTGCTCGCGGGTCTTGCGCTGCGGCAAGCCGGCCCATCCCCATCAGTGCGGCAGCAAGTGCCACCTGGGCCAGTGTCCACCTTGTCCCAAGCAGACGGCGGTGAAGTGCCGCTGCGGCCACATGGACCAGATGATCAAGTGCCGCCAGCTGTCCACCAGAGCGGACGACGCTCGCTGCAAGCGCCGCTGCACCAAGAAGCGGAGCTGCGGCAAGCACAAGTGCAACGCCGAGTGCTGCATCGACATCGACCACGCTTGTCCGCTGCCCTGCAACCGGACCCTGAGCTGCGGCAAGCACAAGTGCGACCAGCCCTGCCATCGCGGCAACTGCCCGCCCTGCTACCGCAGCAGCTTCGAGGAGCTCTACTGCGAGTGCGGAGCAGAGGTTATCTACCCGCCGGTGCCGTGCGGCACCAAGAAGCCCCTCTGCAAGCGTCCGTGCTCGCGATCGCATCCATGCGAGCATCCGCCGCAACACAATTGCCACTCGGACGCCACTTGTCCGCCCTGCATGCTGTTCACCACCAAGTCTTGCCACGGTGGCCACGAGCAGCGCAAAACCATTCCCTGCTCCCAGGAGAGCTTCAGTTGTGGAATGGCCTGTGCGAAGCCGTTGGCTTGTGGTCGCCACAAGTGCATCAAGCCGTGCCACGAGGGCGCCTGCCAGGCAGCCGGCGACGTTTGCCGTCAGAGCTGCACCAAGCCTCGTCCCACTTGCGGCCACAAGTGCTCAGCACCCTGTCACGAGGGCTCCTGCCCCGAAACGCCCTGCAAGGAGCTAGTGGAGGTACAGTGCGAGTGCGGCAACCGGAAACAGAGTCGCAGCTGCCAGGAGCTGGCTCGCGAGCACAGTCGCATTGCCACGGCTCAGCTGGCCTCATCCATGGCGGAGATGTCCCGGGGAAACTACATGGAGCTCAGCGAGATCTTGGCTCCCTCCAAGGCCAGCAAGTCCAATCGAAC CTTGGACTGCAACGATGAGTGCCGACTGTTGGAGCGCAATCGTCGCCTTGCCATGGCACTATCGTCTCGAAATCCAGAGGCTCAGCAAAAGTCCCTGACTAAGTACTCGGAGTTCGTGAAAGGATTCGCTAAGAGGAACCCGGTGCTGACCAAGAGCGTATACGAAACGTTGAGCGACCTCGTTAAGCTGGCCAAGGAGAGCAAGCAGCGGTCCCGCAGCCACTCTTTCCCGACCATGAACCGGGAGAAGAGGCAGTTGGTGCACGAGCTATGCGAGATATTCGGGATAGAATCTGTGTCCTACGACAAGGAGCCCAACCGAAATGTTGTAGCCACGGCGCACAAGGAAAGG tGCTGGTTGCCCGCCACTAGTATCATGGAAGTCCTGGCTCGGGAGTCAGGACAGAGACGCGTCCCTGTACCCAGCAACAATGCATGGAGCTTAAAGAAATAG
- the LOC108126716 gene encoding V-type proton ATPase 16 kDa proteolipid subunit c-like, producing MNNITFREFSPEAYVRSLNLYRTNDMQTWSRNPPYAPFFGAMGVACAMVFTSIGAAYGTAVSGTGIAATAVMRPELVMKSIIPVVMAGIVAIYGLVVSVLLSGELDSARTYSLAKGYVHLGAGLAVGFSGLAAGYAVGEVGEVGVRHIALQPRLFIGMILVLIFAEVLGLYGLIIGIYLYTVDVK from the coding sequence ATGAATAACATTACCTTTCGCGAGTTCAGTCCAGAGGCCTATGTAAGGTCCCTCAATCTTTATAGAACTAATGACATGCAGACTTGGAGTCGCAATCCTCCATATGCTCCTTTCTTTGGAGCCATGGGTGTGGCGTGTGCCATGGTGTTTACTTCGATCGGAGCTGCTTATGGAACCGCTGTCTCTGGAACCGGAATCGCTGCGACGGCCGTAATGCGTCCGGAACTGGTGATGAAGTCAATTATTCCCGTGGTTATGGCCGGTATAGTGGCCATTTACGGATTGGTGGTTTCTGTGTTGCTGTCGGGCGAACTGGATTCGGCTAGGACATATTCATTGGCCAAGGGATATGTCCATCTTGGTGCTGGACTGGCTGTAGGATTTTCTGGACTGGCTGCCGGATATGCCGTAGGGGAGGTAGGCGAAGTTGGCGTGCGCCACATTGCCCTGCAGCCCCGCCTCTTCATTGGAATGATACTGGTCCTTATTTTCGCTGAGGTATTGGGACTTTATGGGCTAATTATTGGAATATATCTCTACACAGTGgatgttaaataa
- the LOC108126698 gene encoding uncharacterized protein — translation MGFKHAMLQRSYELSPSPARTSPTNASTSTTHDGVPPPQAAQPPVQVTDFSISRILGKERKPAQDTSANILDLSKSSSTSNSSIIPPQVGVPQTLSLPTSPYGGYSMLPPDLVAMANATKFYDQFFPHLLPAYAAAAAAAGLSTPPTSPYQQGHPVQPVQPLPPPQQKRYFAPYVINNQGSQQPQHPLLRPKATACTRPDCRECLDYYQRLQAGYKSTTPLISPAASSVSSSSSSMRPVRDLIMSAAGGSTTSTNISLTTVTNLSLSSSQNTTVGLMPKIPGIAVGSGGAAIPTASIYSPTSAEEISYKCRICEKVFGCSETLQAHEKTHKSPRYECSDCGKGFSQLRNYKYHLSVHRGTKEFAAECPECGKTFNDKGYLSSHMKIHRNRKEYECPYCPKSFNQRVAFNMHVRIHTGVKPHKCAECGKRFSRKMLLKQHMRTHSGEKPYQCSVCGKSFADRSNMTLHHRLHSGIKPFSCPLCPKAFTKKHHLKTHLNYHTGCKPYICPHPNCNQAFTQSSNMRTHAKKCQYRPLDGATAAPLPVTAQVQLQVPSSLALAMAATPTFVMPPPPGPPLAPPPAQQTLLSNLRTF, via the exons ATGGGTTTCAAGCACGCTATGTTGCAGCGAAGTTACGAGCTGTCGCCCTCACCGGCACGCACTTCACCCACCAACGCCTccaccagcaccacccacGATGGGGTCCCACCACCCCAGGCAGCCCAGCCGCCGGTCCAAGTTACGGACTTCAGTATCAGTAGGATTTTGGGCAAAGAGCGTAAGCCAGCTCAGGATACCAGTGCGAATATTTTGGATCTGTCGAAGAGTAGCAGCACCAGTAACAGTAGCATTATTCCGCCCCAGGTGGGCGTGCCTCAAACCCTATCCTTGCCCACATCGCCCTATGGCGGCTATTCCATGCTACCACCGGATCTGGTGGCCATGGCAAACGCCACAAAGTTTTATGACCAGTTCTTTCCACACCTGCTGCCTGCTTATGCGGCAGCGGCTGCGGCGGCAGGACTCAGTACTCCACCCACTTCTCCCTACCAGCAAGGACACCCTGTTCAACCGGTGCAACCACTTCCACCACCCCAGCAGAAACGATACTTTGCCCCCTATGTGATCAATAACCAAGGATCTCAGCAGCCACAACATCCGCTCCTGCGGCCCAAGGCCACCGCCTGCACTCGCCCAGACTGCCGGGAGTGCCTAGACTACTATCAAAGGCTGCAAGCTGGCTACAAGTCTACCACGCCCCTGATATCACCCGCCGCCTCGTCCGTCAGTAGCTCCAGCAGCTCCATGCGACCCGTGAGGGATCTGATTATGAGCGCCGCCGGAGGAtccaccaccagcaccaaCATCTCGCTGACCACTGTCACCAATCTGAGCCTCAGCTCGAGCCAGAACACAACCGTCGGATTGATGCCAAAAATACCAGGAATAGCCGTCGGAAGTGGCGGCGCAGCTATTCCTACCGCCAGTATCTATAGTCCCACTTCCGCCGAGGAAATCAGCTACAAGTGCCGGATATGCGAGAAGGTCTTTGGATGCTCCGAAACTTTACAG GCTCATGAAAAGACACACAAATCCCCCCGCTACGAGTGCTCGGACTGCGGAAAGGGCTTCTCTCAGTTGAGGAACTACAAGTACCACCTCTCGGTGCATCGTGGCACCAAGGAGTTTGCGGCAGAGTGCCCCGAATGCGGAAAGACCTTCAACGACAAGGGGTACCTCAGTAGCCACATGAAGATCCATCGGAATCGCAAGGAGTACGAGTGCCCCTACTGTCCCAAGTCTTTCAACCAAAGGGTGGCCTTCAACATGCACGTAAGGATCCACACGGGAGTGAAGCCGCACAAATGCGCCGAATGCGGCAAGAGGTTCTCCCGGAAAATGCTCCTGAAACAGCACATGCGTACCCACAGCGGTGAGAAGCCCTACCAGTGCTCCGTGTGCGGCAAATCCTTTGCAGACCGGAGCAACATGACCCTGCACCACCGGCTGCACTCCGGCATTAAGCCCTTCAGCTGTCCCCTGTGCCCGAAGGCCTTCACCAAGAAGCATCATCTGAAGACGCACCTGAACTACCACACGGGCTGCAAGCCATACATCTGCCCGCATCCCAATTGCAATCAGGCCTTCACCCAATCCAGTAACATGCGGACCCATGCCAAAAAGTGCCAGTACCGCCCGCTGGACGGAGCCACCGCAGCGCCCCTGCCAGTAACTGCGCAGGTGCAACTGCAGGTGCCAAGCTCACTGGCATTGGCCATGGCGGCGACTCCAACATTCGTGATGCCTCCGCCACCTGGACCACCCCTGGCACCTCCGCCGGCCCAGCAAACCCTGCTCAGCAATCTGCGTACTTTCTGA